The Peptacetobacter hiranonis DNA window TTCTTATATAAAAATTGTCGTGAGTTAAAAGAAGAATATTATAAATATAAATAAAAAATAGATACTTTTCCCAAATGTGGGAAATTTAAAGAGCGATAAACTAATATCGCTCTTTACTTATATATCACTTCTAGCTGAGGAGCTTGGACACCATTACAAGACATACGGAAATATCATTGACCTAAACAACATAGATAATATGAAACAAGAAAACAAAGCTCGAAACTTTGCTTATGATAAGCTAGTTGGAGTTCCTGGTATCGTAAAAGCTTATTTAAAAGGTTGTAGAAATATTTCTGAAATGGCTGATTACTTAAACGTAACAGAATCATTTTTGCGTGATGCTATTGGATATTACTCTAATAAATATGGAGACAGACCTATTAGTTTTGAAAACTATAAAATAATATTTGTACCTACACTTATTATTTTCAAAAATATTTAACAAAAAGAGCGGTAAACTAATACTGCTCTTTGATAGCATATAAGACTTTTCCCAGATGCGGGAAAATAAAAGAATAAGGAGATGATTAATCGTGGAAAAAGTTAGTTTATTTTTATCAATTATTGTTAGCATATTGAATATAGCTGCTTTCTTTTGCACAAAAAAAGAAAAAAATGAATGTCTTAAAATAAAAAATGATATAGAAGGTATTCTAAGCAATAATGTAAATATAATTAACAACCGTAATAGTAATATATCTAGTGATACATACAATTTGGATACAATAAAAAAAATCGATAATAGAAATAAATTTAATATGAACCATTAAAAAGAAGGTGATTGCATGACTAATATAAGTAAAAATTTTAATAGTAATATATCTAATGATACATATCATATAGATAAAGTTAAAAATCTTGAAATTATTCAAGCCAATAGCCCAGAAGAATATTCCGATGTTAGTAAGATTATTAAAACTATGATTTCCAGACGAAGTGAAAGGAAAATAGAGGAAAAACCTAGAAAATCATATAGTATATGTGATAAAATGGAATTTAATAATTTAACAGGTAATATAACTTACAAAATTGAGAATTTACATATTTATAAATTTGATTTGGTAGTAGATGTTATTGAATCTCTAGAAGAATTTGAGACAGAAATTCGAAGTGAGTTATTTGAATATTACTGGTCTATATATCTAGAAGTATTAGATAAATTTTCTATAGATTTAAAAGATTATGCTAAAATAAGAGAACATTCTTCAAAAATTTATTTAGAAATACAACAATATATAGAATCTGACTTGTATTCTCTAAAAAATTGTAATATAGCAAAAAATAAACTAAAAACATATTCAGAAGCTATTACAGCATTTGTTTTTTATAGTTGTAAATTTTTATTACCTGTATCTGAATAATGAAAGGGGTTTTTTTATGATTGTTGATTTTGATAAAAAACCTTCTAAATCTATTATCTATACTACTTCTATAGTGTTAGAATATCTAAAGAATAAAAATAATTGTTTAAATATTGAAAATATCCTTGAATATTCATTAGAAAAAGGAGTCGATTACGCTCTTTTCTTTTTATCTATAGATTGGTTATTTTTAATAGGTGTTGTTAAAAATATTAATGATAGAAATGAGTTGGTTTTATGCGATTAAAAAAATTAGAAGTTATCAATACCATTGATAATACTTTAATAAGAGAAATTATTTTTAATAAAAATGGATTATCTTTATTTGTTGACGATACAAATAAAGGCAGTGGTAGTAATATTGGAAAAAGTACCGCTGCTAAGGTAATAGATTTATGCCTTGGAGCCAAAAGTACATCTGATATTTACAAAGAAGATGATACTGGTGAAAATGAGGTAGTTAAAAATTTTATTATAAGAAATAAAGTTAGAGCTAAATTATATACTGAAATTGATGGAATGGAATACATTTTTGGAAGAGACTTATTTCCAAGAGGTAAATGCTTTATAAATGAAGAAATCTGTAAAAGTTCTGATAAATTTAGAGATGATTTAAATTCAATAATTTTTGATAATAATAATAGTAAACCAACATTTAGACAGTTAATATCTAAATTTATAAGACTAGATGATATAAATGAAAATAATTTATTAAAATATATACCTAGTACATCAAATTTAACTTATCATCTAGTTTATAGTTTTCTTTTAAAACTCAATACTGAAAATTATGACTCATATGATGCTCTAGAAACAAATAAATCTTTACAAAAGGAAATTAATGTTATTTTGAAAAAAAATGCGGTATCAAGCCCGGAAGAACTAGAAACAAAAGTTATGCTATTAAATTCTAGCTTAGAGGATCTTAAAGAAACTTATAAAAACTTAAGTGTTTTTGATGATTTTGAGAACAAAAGAAAACATATAAACGAATTAACTCATAAAATAAATTTGCTTGAAGAAGAAATTGATTATTTAACTTTGAGAAAAAATATTTTAGATGATAAAATTAATAAAGAAAATGCAAAAATTTCAAATATAGACCATTCTTCTTTAAAAAAATTATATGATGAAACTGTTAGTATCAATTTAGAAAATACTCTAAAATCATTTAAAGAACTTGAAGATTTTCACAATGGAATGATAAACAAGAGAATTGACATATTAGATAAAAATCAGATAGAAATTCAAAATAGAATATGTGAATTAGATATAAAATTAAAATCTTTAAAAGAAGAATTTGAACAAAACTATACTACATTTGATTTTGAATTTGCTAATAAATTTGAAGAGCATTTTGATACCTATAATCAGACTAAAGAAAATTATATTGTAGCAAAAGATGATTATCAATATGTTTTAAAATTAAATAAAGAAATAAATGATAATTTAAAAATAGCAAATAATTCAAATACACATAAAGAAAGCTTAAAAGATATAGAAATGAATTTTAATAACTATTTTTCGTTATTAACTAATGATATACTTGGAGAAAAATTCGCTTTATGTATAACAGACGATAAAGAAAAATTCCCTCTTAGTATAACTGGTTTAAACGGAAAGCTTGGAACTGGTACTAAGAAAGCTATGATTTCTTGTTTCGATTTAGCTCTAATTGAATATGCGATAGATAAAAAAATTAAAATGCCTTATTTTGAAATTCATGACAAAATGGAAAATATTCCTTTATCTGAATTAGAAAATATTATAAAAAAATCTAGAACTTTAGATAGCCAATATATATTCCCTATTTTAAGAGATAGAATTAAAGATCTTGGAGTATCCGATAGCGAAATTGTACTTAAGTTATCTAAAGAGGAAAAGTTCTTTTTAATATAAAGTTTCCCATATCTGGGAAACTTTTTTTATCTCTATATCATATTTTTATCTATTTTTTCATCTCTATTTTAAGACGTTAAAAACACCAAACGTATGTTTTAATACATTTAGGAGGTGGATTTAATGTTTAAACTTTACAAAATAAAAATCAAAATATCACTACTAACATTGACTAACAAATCTTTATACTATCTGAAAAAACTATTAAACATAAAAGTAGTTGAAGACCTTTACGTTTCAAGCTACTACAAAATAATATCTCTATTTTCTGAGCTTGAGAGTGTTATAAATGAAAGCAGCTCTTTACGTTAGAGTATCGACAACTTATCAGATAGATAAAGATTCGTTACCAGTTCAACGTCAGGATTTAATCAACTACGCAAAATATGCTTTTAATATCGACGACTATAAAATATTTGAGGATGCAGGGTTCTCTGGTAAAAATACTAATAGACCAGCATTTCAAAATATGATGGATAGAATAAGATCAAGAGAGTTCTCTCACCTTTTTGTATGGAAAATAGATAGGGTAAGTCGTAATCTTTTAGACTTCTGTGATATGTATGAAGAACTGAAAAAATATAACTGTACTTTCGTTTCTAAGAACGAACAATTCGACACCAGTTCAGCGATGGGTGAGGCAATGCTTAAAATAATACTTGTATTCGCCGAACTTGAAAGAAAATTAACTTCTGAGAGGGTTACTTCAATAATGCTTGCAAGAGCCGAAAAAGGACTATGGAATGGAGCTAATGTTCCTCTAGGATATTCCTATGATGAGGAAACTAAGTATCCTGTAATAAATGAGAATGAGGCTAAAACGATTAGATTTATATTTGATATGTACGAAAAAAGACAGTCTACTGCTGCTATATCAAAATACTTAAATGAAAATAATGTACATACAAAACGTGGTGGTAGTTGGACTAGTAAAGGTATTGGAGATATAATCCATAACCCATTCTACTATGGAACGTTAAGATATAACTATCGTGAGTCAGCACGAGGTAAAAAGAAGTCTGAGGATGAATGGATTGTAAAAGAAAACAACCATGAAGGAATTATATCAAAGGAGCAATGGTTACGTTGTAATAAGATTATAGAAGAAAATGCTAAAAAGAATGCTTCCAGATTTAGAAGTATGAATCAGATTCAGCATATCTTCGGTGGACTTATTTATTGTAAGACTTGTGGAGCTAAATATATCTGTTCTTTGGATAAGCCTCGTAAGGATGGTTATAAACCTAGTAGATATATATGCGGTGGAAAAATAAAAGGAGTTATCTGTGACAATAAAATTGTAACTGATGTTACTATAGGTGATTTTATGCTCCAGTACGTTTTGAATTTCATTAGCTGCATAAACAAAATTCCTTCTAATCTTGAAGATTTAGAAAATAGACTTTTAGGTAATTATGATGTGTGCCTGGACTATGACTCTTTATATGATACTTTTTCTATGCTGGCATATATAAAACAAATGAGAAAAAATAATTATAAGTATGAGGATCTAGATAAGATAGTTGATTTTGAGAAGGTAAAAAGTAATAAATCTGAGATAGATTCTCTTCTTGAAAATAAATCTAAACTTGAAAGAGCTGCAGAACGTCTTACTAATCTTTATTTATATGATGATGTTCCTATGTCTGAGAGAGAGTTTTATAAACGTAAAACTGAGATAGAAGACAAGCTATCTGAAGTAAATGAAAAACTAAATGCTTTGAATAATGAAAAGAATAAACCTAAGATAACTGACTTAGGATTTATGGATGAGATGGATGACTTACTTCTTAGACTAGACTTTACTGGCTCTTCTTTAAGGGAATTGACTATGAATAACGATAGGAAAATATTGAAGGACTTCTTTGAAACGATAATTGAAAAAATAATAGTCTGTGATAAAAGAGTTGACTCTATAGTTTTTAGAAATGGATTAGTACATAAATTTTACTATAAATAAAAAGAGGGCTAGTGTTTTACTAGTCCTCTTTTACTTCTATATTAACTTTTTCAATTTTATCATCAGCTATATTATTTTTTTTGATTTTTTCAATTTTATCATTTATATCATCAGCTATTACTTTTAAAAATTCATTGTACTTTTCTTCATTCCAATTATCACTATCTTTTTCTAAGTTATATTCTTGATTAATAATAGGCATTATTTCTAAATATGTTAGAAGTGTTAATTTAACAAATTTCTCATCCTCATTATCATAATCTAAATCTCCATTATATGACATTGTTCCTACAGATATTAACTCTTTTTGTAATAAAAGATTTAAACTTTGATGAATACTATATTTTAATTCCAATTCTATATTTCTTAAACACTTACTTTCTAACAAGAAGGATAATGTGCTCAAAAGATTCATAACTGATTCGCCTCTAGCCATTACTTTTGTCTGTGAATCATTTGAATCACCTTCAAAATATTTTATAGATTGAAGATATAAATCTGACAAATTATTGCTTTCTGTTTCAATACAAGTATTTCCTAAATAAATTCTACTTATTAACCATAATAATAAGTCATCATCTATCTTAGGCATATTTTTTTCTATCTCTAATCTTTTATCATATCCTAAAATACGCCTTAAGAAAGTTCTTGATCTGCTATTTTTATCTATAATATAATTTATTGATTCTCCAATCGAATAAATTATAATCCTATTAGATTTATGAAAATCTTCATTATTATCACTTTTTTCTGTATAATTAAACCTTATACAATTATATTGTATATTTTTACCATTTAATTTAATCTCTTTATTTGTTTCAAATAATTTATCTATATTACAATCATACCATTGTCCACTATCATTAATAATTTCACAATTTTTTTCTATTTCTTCTATTACTTCATCTATACTTTTTTTATATTTATCATGCCAACGTGTAGTCTTTTCAACGAATTTCATCATATATTTTACCTCTTTACTATAAAGTAATTTTAAATTTATTATTTCGTAAATTTATAAAAAATCTATTTAATTTGTTGCCACAAACTAATTCAGGTTTTATTTCTATATTCCCACCTAGGTTTTCATATGTATCTTTTGTAAACGAAATCAAAAATTCTTTTTCTATATTTCCGCTTCCTTGTACTAATTTACTCATATCTATAACATAACTACCTTCATCATCAACATATGCAATTTCTCCATTACTTTGTATAGTAAAAAATGAATTTTGAGGAATTTTTATTTTAGCTTTTTTTATTATTTTAGTATTTCCATTAAAAGATACTATCATATTTATTTCTGATAGTCCCAATTTATTAACCGATATTTTAGGTATTGATGTAATTTCTGGAACGGTATATTTTTGATAAAAAACTATTTCTAGATTACATTTATAACTTGTTATCTTTTCTGAAATATATTCCAATAAAAGGTCTATAAAAATCATATATAATGCTAAACATGTAGCAAATGCATCTCCCGGAGAAATAAACGGAATTTTTGAAATTAAATTAAAAGAATTAGTTAGATATATAGAAATAATAACTTTTATAAATTCTTTTACCCCTTTTAAAAAAAATTTCATATTTTACTTGAACATTCCTTCTTCTATTATTTTAATAATTTCTTTCTCTATAGCCAAATAACTTTCTTCGTTAACAGCTAATATTCCATTTGCCTGTATAAAAAATTTAGTAAACAAATTATTATACTTTCCTTTAAAATATATTCTTTTTATTTCTATAGAAGTTTCTTCTGCTAGAAACTCCAATTTTTTAATTAATTTAACACGATTTTCTTTTAGCTTACTTTCATTTTTTATTATTGCTTGAATATCAAAATAATCATCATCTTCTTCCATAAATTCTATATTATAAAGTATAAAATCTTTTTTAATAAATGAATCAATTATTTTTATCATTAGCTCTGAGGTTATTATAATTTGTCTATAGCCATTTGAGCGCTGGTTCTTTACAAAATGATAGTAGAATGCTTCTTTTTCTTTGTCATAGTCAACACAAACTACTTTTCTAGTTCCATCAAATACCTTACTAAAAACTTTAGATTTTCTATCAGCCATAATTATAATACCCTCCTTTCAAAAAAATAAAAGTAGCTTTAAGCTACCCATCTGATAAAATAATAGTGGGAACTTAAACCCTAACTATCTATAAAAAATTTTGTCTTGTATGTCAAGTAAAATTATACTATAAATTAACTTTTTTTTCAATCAAAATATCACTATATGTGATACTATAAATATATATTATTTCTATAACAAATAAAAAAGGACATTAGCGAATACATTGAAATCACTAATGTCTTATTTCGTGTTTAGGTAATTCATCTGACACCCGAATGTACATAACCCCATGACAGGACGACGACCTTTCTCTTTTGCCCATTTATCATTCAAATCTCTGACCTTATCCATATAAGTTTCCTGTACTTCTAATTTATGTGGGTCCATTACTTTCTGTCTTGGTTTCTTTACTTCTTTGTTTATGTTAATTGTTTCCATTTTTTTCTCCTTTTCTATTTATAACATCCTTTTTATTTTATCATAATGCAAAAAATAAAAAAAGAGAAGAACAAAAGTGTTCTCCTCAAATATAATATTATAATCATTCTTTTTCTAAATTTATCCACATTAAAATTTATCTACATTAAAATTAATTTAAAAAACTATATTTTCATATTCTACTTACATACATAGATTATATAGCTTTTATTTCTTGCTAAAATAAAAACTATTATAACTATGTATATATTCTTTATGAAATTCTTTTAATTATTTTGTAATCCTAAAAAACGATTATACCGATCTTCATCTGAACATAGTTTTAAAAATTCTATTTCTCTCTTTATAATAAGTTTTTCTATTTCTGTATCAACTTTTTTAACTTTTTCTCTAATTAATGATTCTACTAAATCAGTTAATGGTTCTCCTAAAGATTTTTTGAAATTAAAACCTAATATTTGCAATATAGTAATTGTTTCTTTAGAAATAATAGATTTTATTATTTCTAATCCTTCTTTTATTTTTTCTTTTTCTTCCTCTTCAAAAGCAGTTTTTTTCAATATCTGTTCAGCAAGAGGGATTATATTTTCTATAATATACTCTATTTCATTATCAGTTATCTTTTGTGTTATTATTTTTTCTTGGTAAGCCTGTGCTATTTGTATTAAATTATTTTTATCTGATATTAGTTCATTTATTATCTCTTCTAACTTTATAATAGTTTCCTCATTATCACCCTTTTTCTTAGCAACGTTTATCTTATCAAAAATTGATTCAACGCTTCTATTTCCAACTATATTAGCCAACTCCATACCTAATGTTAAAATTTCTTTTGAGACCATTAATACACACATCCATTCTAATTAATAAATTTTTTAATCATCTAATATAACTCTCTATAAATCTCCATCATCTCTTCAACATCAAACTTCACATAGCTCTGATTCAACAGACGCTGCTGACTCTTCTCAACACTAACAGCAAAGCTCTCTATCTCATCTTCCTTCATACCATAATCTCTAAGAGGCTTTCTAACGATAACCTTTTCAAGCAGCTTCTCAATCTCAGGATAAACATCATCTGGATCGCATCCCATAACACTACCTAAAAACTCATTAAGCTCTTTAATAAATCCTGTTGGATTTGCAGCCTGATAATGCTTAAACACTGCTGTCAAGAACTGATAATTAGCCTCTCCATGTGTAACATGGTACACTCCACTTAAAGGATAGCTCAACCGATGCACTGCCCCTGTTCCAGCATTTGCAAATGATATACCCGCTAAGTTAGAAGCAACTAAAAACTCTTCTAACAAATTAAATCTATACTCTTGCCCATTTTCTGTGATAAGTTTGAAACCTTTTAAAAGCATCTCCATTGCCTTAGTTGCAAACATTCTTGTATATAAATTGGCTTTTGGTGAAACATAACTTTCAATTGCATGAATTAGTGCATCAATTGCGCTAGTTGCAAAGAAATCATAAGAAAGCTCAGTTAAAAACTCTGGTATTATTATTGCATAATCTGGGAATATTGATGGATCCGCAAGCCCTATTTTTGTACCCATTTCGACAAATTCAGCTATAGATACACTACTAACTTCACTTCCTGCACCACAAGTGGTTGGAACTGCTATTATAGGTAGTTCCTTTTCTAGTGGTATTTTTCTCTGATAGTAGTCTGCTGCATCTCCATTTCCAGCTAAAACAAGTATTTTAGCCATATCTATAACTGCTCCACCACCGATTGCTATTACACGATTGCAGCCAGATTTTCTAAAATCCTCTAAAAGAGCATTTACCATTACATCTGTAGGCTCACCTTTTCCATAATCGCTCTTAAAGAACACCTTTGCTTTAAGCCCCATATCTGAAAAGTATTTATTATAAATTGTCTTTGTAGCTAAAATAAAGTCACTTTCTCCTATCTCAAACTCCCTAACAAACTCTTCACAGCTTTTATACTGATTTACCTGAGTTATATTTTGAAACATTTTCATAATATAATTTCTCCCCTCTAATACTATCCTTTTTATTTATAATTATTATAGTTTTCTTAAACTATTTATATATCCATTTCATTTAATATTCTTTTTAATTCTCTTAATTCATCAGCCGATAGAGTAACTCCTTTACCCATCTTCTCATGTCCTGGTGCCCAATCTCTTATATCATATTTTGGCGCTCTATCATTCCAACTGATTAGATTTATCTCCTTAGTCCATCCAGAACTATTTTCTGAAACAACTCCAACCTCTTTAACTATATTGTATTTTATCCCCGCCATATAAATCACCCCTTCAAAATTAATATCTAAATAGATTATACTACAATTCCACAAATTTTATAGAAGTTATATTTACAAAAGTACTACTTATCACATTTATAAAACTACTTAATTTATAAACTCACTTAACCAATAGTTAAATTTTTTGATTAAAAGTTGAAAACAGCTCCATTGTCCCCAGCTAACACTTTTGATATCATAATCTTAATAAGAAATGCATTTCATACAAAATACAGATTTCTACATAACAAAGGACGTGACTTTATGAACATAAATCAAATAATAAAAGAAAAAAGAAAAGCTCTTTCTCTAACTCAAGAACAACTTGCTAACCAGCTTGGTGTATCTACTCCAGCCGTTAGTAAATGGGAAAGTGGAGCTTCTTACCCAGATATAACAATACTTCCAAATCTTGCAAAAATATTAAAAACAGATATAAACACTTTACTATCATTCCAATCAGATTTATCCGATGAAGAAATAAATAATCGGATAAAAGATTTATCAAGCTTTGCACTTAATCACACTATAGATGAAATATTTGAAAAATCAATGGATATAATTTCAGAGTATCCAAACTGCTACAAACTAATACTAAATGTAGCTTTATCTTTAGATGGCTTTGCAATATTTAAAGTAGGAAACTCTGATTTAGATAAGCTTGAAAAATTATCACTAAAAGTAGAAGAATTATATCGAAAAGTTATGGACTCTACAGATGTAAATATAAAAAGTCTTGCTCGGCAACAGTTAATATTTAAAGAAGTTAATAGAAAAAATTTTGATAAAGCAGAAGAACTTTTAGAAACCATTCCTGATAAACTAATGGTTGATAAATCAGAACTTAAAACCAGAGTGGAATTCGCTAAAGGTAACTTAAACGAAGCTAAAAAAGCTGCTCAAGAAAAGTTGTACGCACTTGCTTCAGATGTAAATTCTCAATTATTACTTCTTTTAGATATAGAACTCAATCAAGGAAATATAGAAACAGCTAAATATATCACTGACGTATCTTGTAATCTATGCAAAACACTAGATATTTGGGAATATACAGCAAACTTAGGTAAATTCCAATTCTACATTAAAACTAAAAATGCTGATGCTTTTGTAGAAACACTTTCAGCACTTATAGAAACATATGGTGACATATTTAAACAAAATAACTCTCCTCTATATAGTGAAATTAACCTGGTTAAAGATAACTATGATGATAATTTTACTAATAATTTTATAGACACATTTATGTCTACTATAATAAAATCTCTTGAAACAGATGATGAACTTGACTTTGTGAAAGATAATCCAAAATTCAAAGAAATCATAGCATCAGCTATAACAAAATCGAATAGATAAATTTGTAAAAATAGTCTACTGTTTTCCCTAAACAACTGATACAGTAGTCTATTTTTTTATCCAAAATTTTTCATGCCAAAATATACTTGATATATTTTTAATTTTCTAAAAACATAATGACTATCTCAAGAAAACGATATATAATATAAGAAGATAACATAATAAAATAAACTGAAAAATAATATTTTTTTATAAAAACAAAAAAGTTTGTTAAATTTATTCACATTGTCAAATTAAAAACAAGCTTATGTATTAAACTATTAATTTATAACTTTAGGAGGATGAAAAGATGGGA harbors:
- a CDS encoding ABC-three component system middle component 6, encoding MIVDFDKKPSKSIIYTTSIVLEYLKNKNNCLNIENILEYSLEKGVDYALFFLSIDWLFLIGVVKNINDRNELVLCD
- a CDS encoding DUF2326 domain-containing protein produces the protein MRLKKLEVINTIDNTLIREIIFNKNGLSLFVDDTNKGSGSNIGKSTAAKVIDLCLGAKSTSDIYKEDDTGENEVVKNFIIRNKVRAKLYTEIDGMEYIFGRDLFPRGKCFINEEICKSSDKFRDDLNSIIFDNNNSKPTFRQLISKFIRLDDINENNLLKYIPSTSNLTYHLVYSFLLKLNTENYDSYDALETNKSLQKEINVILKKNAVSSPEELETKVMLLNSSLEDLKETYKNLSVFDDFENKRKHINELTHKINLLEEEIDYLTLRKNILDDKINKENAKISNIDHSSLKKLYDETVSINLENTLKSFKELEDFHNGMINKRIDILDKNQIEIQNRICELDIKLKSLKEEFEQNYTTFDFEFANKFEEHFDTYNQTKENYIVAKDDYQYVLKLNKEINDNLKIANNSNTHKESLKDIEMNFNNYFSLLTNDILGEKFALCITDDKEKFPLSITGLNGKLGTGTKKAMISCFDLALIEYAIDKKIKMPYFEIHDKMENIPLSELENIIKKSRTLDSQYIFPILRDRIKDLGVSDSEIVLKLSKEEKFFLI
- a CDS encoding recombinase family protein, yielding MKAALYVRVSTTYQIDKDSLPVQRQDLINYAKYAFNIDDYKIFEDAGFSGKNTNRPAFQNMMDRIRSREFSHLFVWKIDRVSRNLLDFCDMYEELKKYNCTFVSKNEQFDTSSAMGEAMLKIILVFAELERKLTSERVTSIMLARAEKGLWNGANVPLGYSYDEETKYPVINENEAKTIRFIFDMYEKRQSTAAISKYLNENNVHTKRGGSWTSKGIGDIIHNPFYYGTLRYNYRESARGKKKSEDEWIVKENNHEGIISKEQWLRCNKIIEENAKKNASRFRSMNQIQHIFGGLIYCKTCGAKYICSLDKPRKDGYKPSRYICGGKIKGVICDNKIVTDVTIGDFMLQYVLNFISCINKIPSNLEDLENRLLGNYDVCLDYDSLYDTFSMLAYIKQMRKNNYKYEDLDKIVDFEKVKSNKSEIDSLLENKSKLERAAERLTNLYLYDDVPMSEREFYKRKTEIEDKLSEVNEKLNALNNEKNKPKITDLGFMDEMDDLLLRLDFTGSSLRELTMNNDRKILKDFFETIIEKIIVCDKRVDSIVFRNGLVHKFYYK
- a CDS encoding 4-hydroxybutyrate dehydrogenase: MKMFQNITQVNQYKSCEEFVREFEIGESDFILATKTIYNKYFSDMGLKAKVFFKSDYGKGEPTDVMVNALLEDFRKSGCNRVIAIGGGAVIDMAKILVLAGNGDAADYYQRKIPLEKELPIIAVPTTCGAGSEVSSVSIAEFVEMGTKIGLADPSIFPDYAIIIPEFLTELSYDFFATSAIDALIHAIESYVSPKANLYTRMFATKAMEMLLKGFKLITENGQEYRFNLLEEFLVASNLAGISFANAGTGAVHRLSYPLSGVYHVTHGEANYQFLTAVFKHYQAANPTGFIKELNEFLGSVMGCDPDDVYPEIEKLLEKVIVRKPLRDYGMKEDEIESFAVSVEKSQQRLLNQSYVKFDVEEMMEIYRELY
- a CDS encoding YdbC family protein; translation: MAGIKYNIVKEVGVVSENSSGWTKEINLISWNDRAPKYDIRDWAPGHEKMGKGVTLSADELRELKRILNEMDI
- a CDS encoding helix-turn-helix domain-containing protein → MNINQIIKEKRKALSLTQEQLANQLGVSTPAVSKWESGASYPDITILPNLAKILKTDINTLLSFQSDLSDEEINNRIKDLSSFALNHTIDEIFEKSMDIISEYPNCYKLILNVALSLDGFAIFKVGNSDLDKLEKLSLKVEELYRKVMDSTDVNIKSLARQQLIFKEVNRKNFDKAEELLETIPDKLMVDKSELKTRVEFAKGNLNEAKKAAQEKLYALASDVNSQLLLLLDIELNQGNIETAKYITDVSCNLCKTLDIWEYTANLGKFQFYIKTKNADAFVETLSALIETYGDIFKQNNSPLYSEINLVKDNYDDNFTNNFIDTFMSTIIKSLETDDELDFVKDNPKFKEIIASAITKSNR